A genomic region of Nymphaea colorata isolate Beijing-Zhang1983 chromosome 2, ASM883128v2, whole genome shotgun sequence contains the following coding sequences:
- the LOC116247111 gene encoding NAC domain-containing protein 100-like isoform X2, with amino-acid sequence MDGATEDREKLPPGFRFHPTDEELITYYLSRKVVDSSFTGRAIGDVDLNKCEPWDLPGKAKMGEKEWYFFSLRDRKYPTGLRTNRATDAGYWKTTGKDKEIYNSTTSELAGMKKTLVFYKGRAPKGEKTNWVMHEYRLQPKPTFKSAKDEWAVCRVFQKSSGGKKLPPNPARTNLFNLDISQAALTSFLQPDALHVNMGRGYFVGNSDLLDLTRVLRGSGSMNLLGQPHLPFPAGLQQPAGLNLNMQNLHQSALPAAFINSRHQATKDVT; translated from the exons ATGGATGGTGCTACCGAGGATCGGGAGAAGCTTCCCCCGGGATTTAGGTTTCATCCGACCGATGAGGAGCTGATCACATACTACTTGTCACGCAAGGTTGTCGATTCTTCCTTCACTGGTCGAGCCATCGGAGACGTGGATCTCAACAAGTGTGAACCATGGGATCTTCCAG GGAAGGCGAAaatgggagagaaagagtggtACTTCTTCAGCCTTCGGGATCGGAAATACCCGACTGGGCTCCGGACGAACCGGGCGACGGACGCCGGGTACTGGAAGACGACTGGAAAAGATAAAGAGATCTATAATTCCACCACCTCGGAGCTAGCGGGGATGAAGAAGACGCTGGTCTTCTACAAAGGAAGAGCTCCAAAGGGAGAAAAGACCAACTGGGTCATGCATGAGTACCGTCTGCAACCCAAACCTACATTCAAATCTGCGAAG GATGAGTGGGCAGTTTGCCGAGTTTTTCAGAAGAGCTCGGGCGGGAAGAAGCTTCCCCCGAACCCAGCTCGCACCAACTTGTTCAACCTTGACATAAGCCAAGCTGCACTTACATCCTTCCTACAGCCGGACGCATTGCATGTCAACATGGGGAGGGGATACTTCGTTGGCAACAGTGACCTACTGGACCTGACCAGGGTCCTCAGGGGCTCGGGCAGCATGAACCTCCTGGGGCAACCCCACCTACCATTCCCCGCCGGCTTACAGCAACCAGCTGGCCTCAACCTCAACATGCAAAACTTGCACCAAAGTGCATTACCAGCTGCATTCATTAACAGTCGGCACCAGGCAACGAAG GACGTAACATAG
- the LOC116247111 gene encoding NAC domain-containing protein 92-like isoform X1: MDGATEDREKLPPGFRFHPTDEELITYYLSRKVVDSSFTGRAIGDVDLNKCEPWDLPGKAKMGEKEWYFFSLRDRKYPTGLRTNRATDAGYWKTTGKDKEIYNSTTSELAGMKKTLVFYKGRAPKGEKTNWVMHEYRLQPKPTFKSAKDEWAVCRVFQKSSGGKKLPPNPARTNLFNLDISQAALTSFLQPDALHVNMGRGYFVGNSDLLDLTRVLRGSGSMNLLGQPHLPFPAGLQQPAGLNLNMQNLHQSALPAAFINSRHQATKVNTPTSFMQTNLVLPHETCFGAELGGCGGNVRLHSADAGQELGECWPAPY, encoded by the exons ATGGATGGTGCTACCGAGGATCGGGAGAAGCTTCCCCCGGGATTTAGGTTTCATCCGACCGATGAGGAGCTGATCACATACTACTTGTCACGCAAGGTTGTCGATTCTTCCTTCACTGGTCGAGCCATCGGAGACGTGGATCTCAACAAGTGTGAACCATGGGATCTTCCAG GGAAGGCGAAaatgggagagaaagagtggtACTTCTTCAGCCTTCGGGATCGGAAATACCCGACTGGGCTCCGGACGAACCGGGCGACGGACGCCGGGTACTGGAAGACGACTGGAAAAGATAAAGAGATCTATAATTCCACCACCTCGGAGCTAGCGGGGATGAAGAAGACGCTGGTCTTCTACAAAGGAAGAGCTCCAAAGGGAGAAAAGACCAACTGGGTCATGCATGAGTACCGTCTGCAACCCAAACCTACATTCAAATCTGCGAAG GATGAGTGGGCAGTTTGCCGAGTTTTTCAGAAGAGCTCGGGCGGGAAGAAGCTTCCCCCGAACCCAGCTCGCACCAACTTGTTCAACCTTGACATAAGCCAAGCTGCACTTACATCCTTCCTACAGCCGGACGCATTGCATGTCAACATGGGGAGGGGATACTTCGTTGGCAACAGTGACCTACTGGACCTGACCAGGGTCCTCAGGGGCTCGGGCAGCATGAACCTCCTGGGGCAACCCCACCTACCATTCCCCGCCGGCTTACAGCAACCAGCTGGCCTCAACCTCAACATGCAAAACTTGCACCAAAGTGCATTACCAGCTGCATTCATTAACAGTCGGCACCAGGCAACGAAGGTGAATACTCCAACTTCATTTATGCAAACAAATCTTGTCCTTCCCCATGAAACCTGCTTCGGGGCAGAGCTCGGTGGCTGCGGCGGCAATGTCCGACTCCACTCTGCGGATGCAGGTCAGGAGCTTGGTGAATGCTGGCCTGCGCCATACTGA